A genomic stretch from Sphingobacterium sp. ML3W includes:
- a CDS encoding Gfo/Idh/MocA family oxidoreductase: MSFNSDNHPGNNSRRSFLKKSSIIALGSSLPTSSLFSFTNQSKDQIIKVGLIGCGGRGTGAAIQALQADPNCQITAMADVFQDRMDESYAALMEVRPKQVKVDKNNKFLGFDAFEKVINSDVDVVLLTSPPAFRPLHLKAAVNAKKHIFCEKPMAVDVPGLHSVLQSVKKAKELNLSLVSGFCFRYDLPNRATFTKVLEGAIGQVKSVSTFRYGGEATYIDPRPEWNKMTQQMRNWFYYNWLSGDFIVEQAVHSLDMMSWAMGDVMPISAMGTGGRQVRVDSKYGNIYDHFAIEFKYANGAIGTHFCRQQAGATPRNSVSMLGTEGMAEVIIGGKHTITGKMDWNYTGEKNNMYQTQHDELFAAIRSNKPINDGEWMTNSTLLAIWARMAGYTGQNLTFDQVINSKESLGPELSSYNWELNIDGPPIATPGKTKFS; this comes from the coding sequence ATGTCTTTCAATTCCGATAACCATCCAGGAAACAACTCAAGGAGATCATTCCTAAAAAAATCCAGCATCATTGCCCTCGGAAGCTCCCTCCCAACCTCTTCGTTGTTCTCCTTTACCAACCAATCAAAAGATCAAATCATTAAAGTGGGACTTATAGGCTGCGGCGGCAGAGGCACGGGCGCAGCAATCCAAGCTCTACAGGCCGATCCAAATTGTCAAATTACGGCTATGGCAGACGTTTTCCAGGACCGTATGGACGAATCCTATGCCGCTTTGATGGAAGTTCGTCCAAAGCAAGTAAAAGTTGACAAAAACAACAAGTTCTTAGGTTTCGATGCCTTCGAAAAAGTCATCAATAGTGATGTAGATGTGGTATTACTAACCTCTCCTCCAGCATTTAGACCACTGCATTTAAAAGCTGCTGTTAACGCAAAAAAACATATTTTCTGTGAAAAACCCATGGCCGTTGACGTACCGGGACTACATAGCGTATTACAGTCAGTAAAAAAAGCAAAAGAATTAAACTTATCACTTGTTTCCGGCTTCTGCTTCCGCTATGATCTTCCAAACCGAGCGACATTTACTAAAGTTTTAGAGGGAGCAATAGGCCAAGTAAAATCAGTTAGTACGTTTCGCTATGGTGGCGAAGCGACTTATATCGACCCACGTCCAGAATGGAATAAAATGACCCAACAAATGAGAAACTGGTTTTATTACAACTGGCTTTCAGGCGATTTTATCGTAGAACAAGCAGTACACAGCTTAGATATGATGTCTTGGGCCATGGGGGACGTCATGCCTATTTCAGCGATGGGTACCGGGGGCAGACAAGTCCGTGTAGATTCAAAATATGGGAATATCTACGACCATTTTGCGATAGAATTTAAGTATGCAAATGGAGCCATCGGAACACACTTCTGTCGACAACAAGCTGGAGCCACCCCCAGAAACTCCGTGAGCATGTTAGGAACAGAAGGTATGGCCGAGGTCATAATTGGCGGAAAACATACAATAACTGGGAAAATGGACTGGAATTACACCGGAGAAAAAAACAATATGTACCAAACGCAACATGATGAGTTGTTTGCTGCAATCAGAAGTAACAAACCGATCAATGATGGCGAGTGGATGACCAACAGCACACTACTAGCTATTTGGGCACGCATGGCAGGCTATACAGGTCAAAACCTAACCTTTGATCAAGTAATAAATTCGAAAGAAAGCCTTGGCCCGGAGTTATCGTCTTATAATTGGGAACTTAACATAGACGGCCCCCCTATTGCTACACCTGGAAAGACAAAGTTTAGCTAA